The candidate division WOR-3 bacterium genome includes the window AGGGTGAGGCAGAATGAGGTCGAATACGAACTCATCTCCGAAACAGAGGATGAAGTAAAAATCAAGATGGAAGTCAAAGAGCCTCGCCAGCATCTTCTCGAAGTAACCAAATTCATACTTGAAAGCTGCGGATTCAGACCGAATATCAATATCGCCAAAGACGATAAGGGTTTCTATGTTAACATTAAGACAAGGCATGCCGATGCTATTCTGATCGGGAAGAAAGGAGAAACATTGTGGGCGCTTCAGTACATAATAACGCGCCTGATCAAACGTTTTCACCCGAATCTGAAAATCCTCGTCGACGTCAGCGGCTATCGTATGCGTCGGACAAATTTCTTGAAGAAAAAAGCCGAAGCGATCGCGTGTATCGTGCTGCAAACCGGACGCGAAATGGCGCTCGATCCTCTGACTAAACGGGAACAACAGATAGTCGAGATCAAGCTGAGTGAAATAAAGGGTGTGAAACTTTATAGCATAGGAAAGGGAGCAAGCAAGAA containing:
- a CDS encoding Jag N-terminal domain-containing protein; amino-acid sequence: MRLTEASGKNLDEAIESGLKTLRVRQNEVEYELISETEDEVKIKMEVKEPRQHLLEVTKFILESCGFRPNINIAKDDKGFYVNIKTRHADAILIGKKGETLWALQYIITRLIKRFHPNLKILVDVSGYRMRRTNFLKKKAEAIACIVLQTGREMALDPLTKREQQIVEIKLSEIKGVKLYSIGKGASKNVIIAPNDEPK